One genomic region from Dermacentor variabilis isolate Ectoservices chromosome 6, ASM5094787v1, whole genome shotgun sequence encodes:
- the LOC142585663 gene encoding uncharacterized protein LOC142585663 — protein sequence MFKASLFVLCAITTQASCTGDFVDETRDRPSRVRANNLDPPAPYSFVYGSSDKGGSHGREETRDEHGTVRGSYRIALADGRMRVVKYVADKDGFRAGIATNEQGTESGSSSGVVVNSQALSGPDAARAAHRSMTRAGASRHSAPRRAAAASSNVERWAAPSQLRAPGYLPAQRDEIVYYEP from the exons ATGTTCAAG GCGTCTCTCTTCGTGCTCTGCGCTATCACCACACAGGCAAGCTGTACCGGAGACTTCGTGGATGAGACACGAGATAGGCCGTCTCGGGTCAGG GCCAACAACCTCGATCCCCCGGCTCCGTACAGCTTCGTGTACGGCAGCTCCGACAAAGGTGGCTCCCATGGCCGCGAGGAGACCCGGGACGAGCATGGCACCGTACGCGGCTCGTACCGCATCGCCCTCGCGGACGGCCGCATGCGCGTGGTGAAGTACGTGGCTGACAAAGACGGCTTTCGCGCGGGCATCGCAACCAACGAGCAGGGCACCGAGTCGGGCAGTTCGTCGGGCGTGGTCGTCAACTCGCAGGCCCTGTCCGGACCAGACGCAGCGAGGGCCGCGCACAGGTCCATGACTCGAGCTGGAGCTTCGAGGCACTCGGCCCCTAGGCGCGCGGCCGCCGCATCGTCGAACGTGGAGCGGTGGGCAGCGCCGTCGCAGCTGAGGGCGCCAGGCTACCTGCCCGCGCAGAGGGATGAGATCGTCTATTATGAGCCTTAG
- the LOC142586351 gene encoding uncharacterized protein LOC142586351: protein MYKVSDSAAGSKQEPPIYRRANLAKWSLNCTPSRPHFLALFFLHRIPSCPTTGRGLLIAISVTSWPVPRTCVNVLQHAVLAVLACSAYLVLETSAQTFLAAPPAVVAAPVEVPQPYSFGYVSNDIEGSHGHEETGDGSGRVSGRYSLSLGDGRTRVVTYVADEFGYRADVVTNEPGTESRPAADTTFTSSALSGPDAAAAYESTRLGGVVVGRA from the exons ATGTACAAGGTGAGCGATTCGGCGGCGGGCAGCAAACAGGAGCCGCCCATCTATAGACGAG CAAATCTCGCGAAATGGTCTCTTAACTGTACGCCCTCTCGTCCTCATtttcttgcacttttttttttgcatcgcatTCCTTCCTGCCCTACGACTGGCCGTGGTCTGCTCATCGCCATTTCGGTCACATCATGGCCCGTGCCTCGAACCTGCGTCAACGTCCTTCAGCACGCAGTACTCGCCGTTCTCGCATGCAGCGCCTACCTGGTCCTTGAAACC AGTGCCCAGACGTTTCTGGCTGCACCGCCGGCCGTCGTAGCCGCCCCCGTGGAGGTGCCCCAGCCGTACTCTTTCGGCTACGTCTCCAACGACATCGAGGGCAGCCACGGCCACGAGGAGACCGGTGACGGCAGCGGCCGCGTGTCCGGCCGTTACTCCCTGAGCCTCGGCGACGGGCGCACCCGTGTGGTCACCTACGTGGCCGACGAGTTCGGCTACAGGGCCGACGTGGTGACCAACGAGCCCGGCACCGAGTCCAGGCCGGCCGCTGACACCACCTTCACTTCCAGCGCACTTTCCGGACCAGACGCTGCCGCCGCCTACGAGTCCACCAGGCTCGGTGGTGTCGTTGTTGGTCGTGCCTAA